Proteins encoded in a region of the Trypanosoma brucei gambiense DAL972 chromosome 11, complete sequence genome:
- a CDS encoding GDP-L-fucose synthetase, putative has translation MLSFDFFFFLLLLSCLYSIRDTLHRFVERSPCRVVGQKTMLGSLPSVVLVTGGAGLVGRAVEVVTKRNACADERWVFLSRHDADLRSMAATRCVFERHKPTHVLHLAARVGGLFKNMAAPVEMWIDNVSINNNVLECCRTYGVRKAVSCLSTCIFPERATYPIGEETLHDGPPHYSNEQYAYAKRMIDVLNRAYNKEYGCRFTSVIPTNVYGPHDNYNLQDSHVIPGLIHKFYLAKRENKPMVVMGSGRPLRQFVYSEDLAELIVWVLRHYEEVEPIILSVDECDELCIADVAKLIAQSIGFTGNIVFDPSKADGQYRKTADNAKLRRYLPDYRFTPVAEGIQRSVEWFIANYDVARK, from the coding sequence ATGCTGAgctttgatttttttttcttcttgctccttctttcctgtttatATTCTATTCGTGATACGTTACACCGCTTTGTGGAGAGGAGCCCGTGTCGGGTTGTGGGCCAGAAGACGATGTTAGGGTCCCTACCGAGTGTCGTTCTTGTTACCGGTGGAGCAGGCCTTGTTGGACGAGCTGTTGAGGTCGTGACGAAGCGAAACGCGTGCGCAGATGAGCGTTGGGTTTTTCTCTCCCGACATGACGCCGACCTTCGCTCCATGGCGGCCACGAGGTGCGTTTTCGAAAGGCACAAGCCGACGCACGTTCTTCATTTGGCAGCGAGGGTGGGTGGGCTTTTCAAAAATATGGCTGCTCCCGTCGAAATGTGGATTGACAACGTCTCCATAAACAATAACGTGCTGGAGTGCTGTCGCACGTATGGCGTGCGGAAGGCAGTTTCATGTTTGTCCACTTGCATATTCCCTGAAAGAGCAACATATCCAATAGGAGAAGAAACACTCCATGATGGCCCACCGCACTACTCAAATGAGCAGTACGCGTATGCCAAGCGTATGATTGATGTATTGAATCGTGCCTACAACAAAGAGTACGGCTGCCGCTTCACCTCAGTTATACCAACGAATGTTTATGGCCCCCACGACAACTACAATCTGCAGGATTCTCACGTTATCCCTGGGCTCATTCATAAGTTCTATTTGGCGAAACGAGAAAATAAACCTATGGTTGTTATGGGTTCTGGAAGGCCGCTGCGGCAATTTGTGTATAGCGAAGACTTGGCCGAGCTTATTGTCTGGGTGCTGCGTCACTATGAGGAGGTGGAGCCAATTATTCTGTCGGTGGATGAGTGTGATGAGTTATGTATTGCCGACGTTGCGAAACTCATTGCCCAGTCAATAGGGTTTACGGGCAATATCGTCTTTGACCCAAGCAAGGCAGACGGTCAGTATCGCAAGACAGCAGACAATGCTAAGCTACGCCGCTATTTGCCAGATTATAGGTTCACCCCAGTGGCGGAAGGTATCCAACGTTCCGTCGAATGGTTTATCGCTAACTACGATGTCGCACGGAAGTGA
- a CDS encoding NRBD1: MAPKSAAKSAPPAKASAPKNDPKKNAPKAAAPKPAATAPKAAAAKEAKARPAACTHNGVYVKNWGQGSVTDATRIFSAAGKVVSAQIRRRRYAIIFFENAAAVRKAIDLFNEKEVLGAKVTVSPAKTSPKPDPHEGSSVVFLSPIFRTSTTNGQIRELFTGMRVLRIRTYRQNYAYVYLDSAAAAQKFVKEKNGTEFRGKKLRVALSTRSLQKEKDRAERANLLSDAHNFKKDAKKDIKRDDKKDPKKDSRRNEKKDAKRKQ, encoded by the coding sequence atggcCCCAAAGTCTGCTGCAAAGTCTGCTCCCCCCGCCAAGGCGTCTGCACCGAAAAATGATCCCAAGAAGAACGCCCCGAAAGCTGCAGCACCCAAACCAGCGGCAACTGCACCGAAGGCTGCTGCCGCAAAGGAGGCGAAGGCACGCCCCGCTGCCTGCACCCACAACGGTGTGTATGTGAAGAACTGGGGTCAGGGTTCCGTTACTGACGCCACAAGGATCTTCAGTGCTGCTGGCAAGGTTGTCAGTGCTCAGATCCGTCGGCGCCGCTACGCCATTATCTTCTTCGAGAACGCCGCAGCCGTGAGGAAGGCGATTGATCTATTCAATGAAAAGGAGGTACTTGGCGCTAAAGTGACCGTAAGCCCTGCCAAAACCAGCCCGAAGCCTGACCCGCATGAGGGCTCTTCCGTTGTGTTCCTGTCGCCCATCTTCCGTACGTCGACAACGAATGGGCAAATTCGTGAACTCTTCACCGGTATGAGAGTTTTGCGCATTCGGACGTACCGTCAGAACTATGCTTACGTGTACCTTGACTCGGCTGCTGCAGCGCAGAagtttgtgaaggagaagaaCGGCACCGAGTTCCGCGGCAAGAAGCTACGTGTGGCTCTTTCAACTCGCTCGCttcagaaggaaaaggaccGTGCGGAGCGCGCGAACCTCCTCTCGGATGCCCACAACTTCAAGAAGGATGCCAAGAAGGACATCAAGAGGGATGATAAGAAGGATCCAAAGAAGGATTCAAGgaggaatgaaaagaaggatgcCAAGAGGAAGCAGTGA